Sequence from the Bacillus thuringiensis genome:
TTTTTCGCTTCAACTTAAATATAATCATCAGAATTACTCCTGCTAACAAGAAACGAATTCCTGCTGAAAATAATGGGGGCGCTCCTGCTTCAATTCCGATTTTTATCGTTAAAAATGTTGTTCCGAAAATAATACATACTAAAATATAATTGAAAATGACCATTTTTCTTCCTCCTTTTTACTCTTAACATGAGTATAGAAGGTATGGTGTATAACAGTGTATCTATGTATATAACAGTTACCTAAAATCATAGTTGATTCTATATATATTTTTCGCTTTAATTAAATAAAAACGAAAAAGGTGAAACCATGAAGATTGTCCTTCGTAAAGAATCCAACATACCGTATTACCAGCAAATATATATGCAAATTATTGACAGAGTACAAAGTGGCATGCTTTCACATGGTGACTCACTTCCATCTTTACGTTCTTTAGCTGAAGATTTACAGATTAGCTTATTAACTGTTCGTAAGGCGTATAAGCAATTAGAAAAGAAAGATTATATACGTATTGAGCAAGGGAAAGGTGCTTATATACATAAACATGTAAAGAAAGATTTCAAACCAATTCCGTATAAATGGCAACAAACAAAAACGATTAATGTTATGCGATCTCAATATGCAATGACTCAGCACCGGAAATATTACGATTTTTCACAAGCGATTTTATATCCTCGTTTATTGCCAAATCCATTCTTGGCAAACGAAATGCATAAAATACTTAATAAAGACCAGATGATTCTAGCAACTTATGGGCCAGTTCAAGGCGATTATGAACTGCGGGTTGAAATAGTAAATTACTTAAATGAACACCAGAAATTAGTGACAGACCCATCTCAATTATTAATTACAAGCGGAGCACAACAAGGAATTGATTTAATTGCTCAAACATTATTAAAACCTGGTGATATTGTATTAGTGGAAAGTCCGTGTTACAGTGCTGCACTTGATATTTTCATCAATAAAGGTGCTCAAATTATACCTGTTTCTCTTGATAATCATGGAGTTCGTTCCGACTTAATCGATGATATTTGTCAAAGTAAAAATCCTGTTTTATTGTATACGAATCCAACTTTTCAGAATCCAACAGGAACAGTAATGAGTAAAGAACGGAGAATGGAACTTATAGAACTAGCAGAGCTATATGAGTTTTTTATAATTGAGGATGATTCTTTCGGAGAAATATATTTTGAGGGTGCGACTGTTCCCCTTCCTATCAAAAATTTTGATACAAACGGCCACGTAATATATATAAAAGGATTTAGTAAAACGTTAGCACCAGGACTGCGTATCGCAGCACTTATTGCCGATGGTCCTATTTTTGAATGGTTATATGCTGTAAAAGGTTCAATGGATATCGGTAGCCCTTTATTAACACAAAAAGCACTTCTACCGTTTTTACGTGCAGAACGAATGAAAAATCATTTAGAAAAATTACGTACAGCTTTACAAATTAGACGTGATATAACTATTGATATGTTATCACCACTTAAGGAAATAAACTTTGAAATTCCAAATGGTGGCTTTAATTTATGGATTGCACTTTCTAATTCGATAGATCCTTTTACTTTATTACAAAAAGCAAATGAAGTAGATGTGTCTTTTTTACCAGGAACAGCTTGTCTATTACATAACGATATAAATAATAACCAATTCAGGATTAGCTATTCTATGTTAAATGAAAAAGATATGTTGATTGGTTTAGAGAAATTACATGATACAATAAGAAACTATAAACTTTAAAAACATATGCACAATCCTTGTAAGCTAACAAGTAAATACCCCAAAATATTTTTATTTTGGGGTAAAATGAAATGTTGAAGTATGCTAAATGATTTTCATTACAATCTTACCTCTAACATGTTTACCTTCACTCAAAATATGAGCTTCTCTAATTCCTTCTTCATTAAACGGCAAAATCTTACTAACAATAGGTTTAATTTTTCCATCTACAATTAAATCTGATAATTCTTCCAATTGCTTTCCGTTTGGTTTCAGCCATAAAAACCCTGATTTTATCCCTTTTACTTTTTGAATTGGCTCATGAACAATCGAAACTAATGTACCACCAGGCTTAATAATTTGAAAGCTTTTTTCTTGTACTTCACCACCTATTGTATCTAATACAATATCGAAATCTGATAGTAATTCTTCAAATTTATCTTTTTTATAATCAATAACAAAATCTGCCCCTAAAGATTTTAAAAACTCTTCATTCTTACTACTCGCAGTCGTAGCAACAAAAGCTCCAAATGATTTGGCGATTTGGATTGCTAAACTTCCAACTCCACCAGCTCCAGCATGAATGAGCACTCGGTCATGTTCTTTTATTTTTGCATAATCCACAAGACTTTGCCGCGCTGTAAGTCCTGCAAGAGGAATCGAAGCTGCCTGTTCGAAACTTAGGTTAGTAGGCATATAGGATACTAAATCTGATTTTACTGATATGAATTCAGCATAAGAGCCTTTCCCTATATTTTCAGGTTTCGTAAACACCTTATCTCCTATTTTGAAACAATCTACATCTTCCCCAACTTCTTCAATAACACCAGCTACATCTAATCCTAAAATGATTGGAAATGAAAAGTGCAATTGTTCTTGTAAGTCTCCTTTTCTTATTTTCCAATCAACAGGATTAACAGATGTTGCGAAAATACGTATTAATACCTCGTTATTCTTAACAATCGGTTTTAAAACTTGTCTTTCTTTTAATTCTTCAACACTACCATATTGATCTATAACAATCACTTTCATTTCCTCTCCTCCTTGCTGTTTATTTTAATAACATACAAATATTTCTCAAAATTTTTTGCCTTGAATTATCATAAACTTATTTTTGGGGGTAATTATGTAAGAAACTAAGCAAATCTTACAAACACCTTTGAGTTATTCAAAATTGTATTTTTAATTAAATTCAAAAGAAATGGAGAGAACTCTATGACTGAAAAGATATTTAAAATAAACGGAATTGATATATGTACAGAAAGCTTTGGGGATCCTAGAAATCCAGCTATTTTATTAATTATGGGGGCTACGTGTTCAATGGTTTATTGGGATGAAGAATTTTGTGAACAGTTGGCTAACAGCGGGAAATTTGTTATTCGTTATGATAACCGTGATGTGGGACGCTCTGTTGCATATGAACCTGGAACTTCCAATTATACAGTTACAGATATGGCTGAAGATTCAATTGGGGTACTAGATGCTTATCATATTGACAAAGCACATCTATTTGGTATGTCATTAGGTGGTATGATTGCTCAAATTGCTGCTGTAAAACATCCCGAAAGAATTTTATCGTTAACATTATTAGCTACAAGTGTGATAGGTTCTGACAATAACACGCGCGATTTACCTCCGATGGATGAAAGAATTTTAACACATCACGCAAATGGCGTGCATCTAGATTGGACAAATGAAAATGTTGTAGCGGAATATTTGGTTTCAGGATCTCGTCTATTATGTGGATCAAAAAGAAAATTTGATGAAAAAAGAGTCTATAATCAAGTCAAACAAGAAATACAGCGAGCTAACAATTTATTAAGTATGTTTAATCACGCTCTACTTCAAGGAGATGATGCATATGAAGGTGTGCTTCACTCCATACAAGCACCGACATTAGTCATTCACGGAACAGACGATACTGCACTCCCTTTTGAACATGGTCTTGCAATTATTGATGAAATTCCTAACTCAGCTCTATTAACCCTTGAAGGTGCAGGACATGAAAATCATCCTGATGATTGGGAAGACATAATTTATACTGTTACTGAGCATACATCTAAAGTATAGATAAATAACAAATAGAAGAGGCACACCGTAATTTGTGTCCCTTCTATTTGTTACATTTAAAAAGCCCATCACTGTATCCGTATGTATAGTGATGGGCAATACTTATATTTTTCTATGTTTAAAAAAACGGACAATCTAATTGATCAACAGCTTCCCATGATTTTTTTTTTATATTATCGGTGGATTTATTTGCTTCTAGTGGTACGTTTTTAAAAGGATTAACTTCGACCTTTAATAAGGATGATGGCTCTACGTATAATGAGAAAACATGGCTGCTTGGTATAGCTTTCGACACATCAATATCTCCTACTTGTTTAAAGAGTTGCTGCGCTGCAAAGAAAAAGAAATTGGTTGGGTTTGATTGTTTATTCAGCCATGCAAGCATTTCAGGTGATACTGATTTATGAATATTGATTTTCACTCGATCACCACGTTTATATCGCCTAGATCGCATGATTCCACCAACTAACTTATCGTTAAGTTTGTAAATCCTAACTCTTTTTGCTTATGCTCTCTATATTTTGGTGAACAAGTGTATACTAATAAACCACGTGCATTTGTAAATAATGGATTATCTACAAAGATCACATTTGTCAAACGCCCTTTTTGTTTTAAAATCATTTTCAAGCTATTTTTAATGATAACTGCGCCCCCGCCATAAATAAACACGTATGGATCGTCTTTCATATCATCAATTTTGTTTATAATATCCGTTGCGACACGTGCTGCTAAACCTAATAATGCTGGTTGTGATTCTTCAACTAGTAATGCATTTCTAGGGTGTTTATCATTTAAATAAATTTGATTGAATTCTGTAATGCTATCAATCGTCTTTGTTGGATACTTCCGGTTCCATCTCGTAATAATTTGTAGTAATGTTTCTTTCACGCCGTATGATAAGCCTTTACTTAGTTGTGGTCTAAAGTTTACACCTAGTGAAACTACTTCTTCTGTAGTCCCTGCTCCAATATCAAAAGATAATAATGTTTTATCAACAAAATCAATTTCAGAAACTTGATTTTGTTCACATTCTATTTTATGTTTCACAACATTGCCTTCTTCATCGTATACAATGCCCCACGTCCCAGAAGCGCCCTCAGGTAGACATTTACAATATTCGATAGAAATATTAATTGTCACATCACGTCCATTTGGATAATGGAACACAACTTTATGGTTACCCATATAACGCTTTGCATTTTCCGCAGCTATTTCTTGCGTAATAAGTTGCATAGGAAGAGCAACAGATAAATCATATCGAATGTTAATATGACTAGAAGTTGGACTTTGACGCATAGCACTTACCGCTAAGCCTGATAGAATTGTAATAACCATTAACTCATCCGTTGACTTATTCGATTTCTTCTCTACTTCAGTACCTTTTAATTGATCTTGAATTACTTTTTCTCCAACGATATACCGTACATTATTTAACATTAACGATGGAGAACTAATGGTCACGTCAATGTGATTTTCTAATTCAGATAATGAAACATCTCCCTCATCTAAGAGTCCTGTAGGCTCTCCTATATATAAAGAATATATACTCGGAATAAAAATAGGGTCTTGCCCTTTCACCATTAACTTCAAACCGTTATTTCCTGCATCAGCACCAGCTTTTAAAAGAATAGACATAACTACCCCCTAAATTAATCTGACATCCCTTCCAAATATATGCGAGCCCATTCTTTTACATTCAAATGTAATGTAATTTTTTATTAATCTTAAAAACAAAATATCATATTCTCGCCCTTTATGTAAAAAGTATTTGACATAGAACTTTTCCAATTTTATACTATTAATGTAAAGAGTTTTTTACAACTATGGAGGTGTCATTTCTAAATTGAAGCATAAAAAATTTATTTTCATGATTATCGTTTTTTCATTAATCGGAGTCCTCATACATGGCGCATATAAATATGTAACAGAAGGTTCGATTTTGGGAGGAACAATATTCGCTTTTTCGTTAATACTTGGTAATTTAATTAATCAAATTACTTGGGGAGATCCAAATGGAGTATCCGAAGAAAGCAAAGATGAAATGGGACAACAAATTCAATATAAAAGCTTTAAAATCGCTTATTTTGCACTTATATGCCTTATGTTTTTTATTTTAATATTATCAGAAGGATTTGCATTCCTATTACTCGATGAAATAAAGAACCTTCCTCTCTTTATCGCACTTTGTTCTTCATTCTTTATTTATCCCATTGTCGAACTTATAGTCGGAAAACAATATAAATAAAAAGATGAGATTTTCTATATATAGAAAATCTCATCTTTTTATATTTACATACCCTCAACTATCGCTTTTAATTTATTTACAGTCCGCCAATTTCTTACTGTAGCTGGTGTATGCAACTTCTGAAACTGGTTCATTAATTTAGAATTTCGAATGGTATTTTTGAAAAATAAATACACAACTTTCTCATCTATATAGCAATCTTCAAGTTCACTTTTAAATGTAAGCAATTGACTACTCTCTTCTTCAGAAAGTACATTAGCTAAAAAAGCAACATGAACACTTTCTCCTTCTAACAATAAATGAACTTCATACGGACATTGTTTAATAATATTTATAAATTCATCATGTGTTCTTAGCATGACTGGAACATCGAAATCAAATTCTTTTTTTATTTCAGATTGTATTCGGTCCTTTAGAAAGTTTATACCTTCCTCAGATTCGAACACAATATTACCACTTTGTATATATGTTTTCACTTGTTTTAACCCTATTGATTCAAACACTCGTTTTAAATCAGCCATTTTAATTACTTTATGTCCACCAACATTGATTCCTCTTAGTAATGCAATATAAATTGTCATATTATTCCCCCACAATAAAATGAACTTATCAATTGAATCGATTTTCCTACTCATATTTCTCGGATATTTGTTTTAATTCTTCTAACATATCATGAATAGATAATACCTCAAATAAAATAATAGATTCACTTAAAAAATGGTGATGATAATGATTTGGTTTATAATCTTTTAAATCATTTTTATAACTCCAAAATTGCTTGTCTAATTCAGCAAAAAGTTTAAAATGTTCCTCATTAATTTCATTACAATGGTTTCTCAATATAGCAATTATAGAATGAATTGTTTGTTGTAATATTTCCTTTTCCCTTTGTGACCAGTCACAAGTCTCAATTGACACTCGAGCTAAATTATCTATATGGTAAATGATTTGCTGTAATATATGAAGTTGCTTCTGCATCGTTAAAAAATTTCTCATTTCCTTCTTTGTATGTTGATGATATTTCCAATCTTTCTGCTCATATTGAACAAATTGTATCGCCTTATGCAATAATAAAGTCAATTTAGATAGATCCTGAGCAGTCTCCTTTTTCATACCTCTTCCTGCAACTAATGCAGTAATCCATTCTTCTATAATATTTGCTGTTTTAGCAAATAGATCCTCTGTACATCCAAAAATCGTTTTCGTGTAGTGGGGAGGAAAAATGAAAAAATTCACTAAAGTAGATACTATAATACCAGTAGATGTAGTAGCTAAACGAATTAAAAATGCAGTAAAATAATGATCTGCCGTAATTGGAATCATAGCTACAGCAGTTAAAGTTGCGACTAAAGTTCCCGCGTGTAACCTTAGTTTTTGACATGTAACGATCGTAAACATCGCAGCTAATGCATAAGAAATTGCTTGATGACCTAGGAAAAATGTGAAAGTCATGGCATATGCAGATCCAATTGTTGAGGCCGGAAAGCGAATAAGTCCTTTTTTTATTGAGTCTGTTGCAGTTGGTTCAATTGTAACAATTGCTGTTATTACAGCAAAAATAGTTGGGAGGTTAAAAAAATTACAAACTAACACTGTAAGAAAAACTGCAATCCCAGTTTTAATCACTCTTCCTCCAGCGATATTCCATTTTCTATCTTGTTTCAATTTTATATCCTTCATTTCTGTTTCCTTTTATATACATATATTATATATTGTTAAAATAAAAAAACCTACTACATGAATATTCAAGAGTAAGTTTTCTATCTCATTATTTCATTATAGGTAAATGCATTATTATTTGTTGGCCAATTGGTCCCATTCTTCTAAAACCTTTATCTTGGAAGCCGACTTTTGCATATAAATTTTGTGCAGGAATATTTCTTTCATTCACAGCAAGTACAACTTCATTTTTTATTGGAAAATAACGTTTTACAAACTCTTTTAATAATAACAATGACTTTTTAGCGTATCCCTTTTTTTGTCTATTGTGATTAATAGAAAATGACGTTAAAAGTAAAGCATCCTCATTATCTGTGAACTCCTTTACTCTATCTCCTGTTTGCAATGCGAAAAGACCCACCGGTACCCCATTGTAATCTAAAATAACAATCACATTTTTTGTACGATCACTTTTTGCTTTCTCCAGTAATGCGCTTGGATCTGATGTAAACTGAACTTGTTCACTTGGTAAAGTAAATGTTTGTATAACTTCTTTATATTTCTCCTTATACGGAACTAATTGAATTTCCCCTGTGTGTATGTTCATGCTAAACTCTCCCATTTTTTAGCTTATTAACTTATACCTTGCTGTGCTTTTGAATGCACTTTTCCATCTAAAAAGGTAATTTCAACAAATGAATTTGGATCGTTTCCTTTCCAAGCAAAAATTTGTTTAATTTGTGTAGAATGCGCTACCCCTTCTTCTATAAGTAAATCCCCTTCAAAACCAATTAAATCTTTCACTTCTGTATAAGTCATTCCTTCATTTATGTTCGAGAAATGATTTATATTGATAGACTCTTTCTGTTGCCTTTCCATCACAGTAGAAGAAGTTGCTGTTTGATTTTTCACTTCTTTTCTCTGTTCACACGCTGTCATACTGAAACCTAAGCATAAACTAAACAATATACATGCGCTTTTTTTCATCATAACAGTTGTCCCTCCCATCATAATTAAACCATATATTCCCTTAAAAATAAACTGAATATTTAATATTATATTTAAAAACCTCGTACAATTAAGTACGAGGCTAATTTCATTTATTCAAATGATTATTTGATTGATCATCCTGTTCTTTTCTTAACTCTTGTTCTTCATCTTTGGGTAATTGTTTATCATTATCTTTAATTGGATTCGTTTCTCTATTTTCTATCATATCATTTGGAACTTGTGGCATTACTCGGCCCACAATAGCCGCTAATTCATCTAATATACCTTCACCTGTTTTACCTTTTTTTATTTGCTTTCCAATTTGTTTGAGGCGTTCATACGTATCAACATCTGCTACAACGACTACATTAGCACCGTCAGGGTCATTTTTTAAACTTTCTGCAACAGAGTATTTAATTGATTCAACACGAGTTCGATCAAGTTTTGCTTTTACGTCTATACCTACAATTGCATATTTGCCGACTACTACAGCTGTCGCATCATTCACTCCTGGCACACTCGCGGCTAAAGATGCTAAATGGTCCGCTGCTTTTTCATTTGGCTTATTTGATTTGTTCGTATAATTAACATTTTTCGTCGAAACATTTTTTTGTTCTGGCTTTTCGTTTGGATTATCTTTTTTTCCAATACTGCATCCAGTTATAAACAAGCAAAGCATCAATATATATATTAGAATTTTCATTATTCTCACCACTTTACTTTTAAAGTTTAATCATAAATTTTTTCAACAGCTTGCATTTTCTTCACTTTTTCTTCTGCCCCGCTATTTGCATTAATGAAAATTTGGTACGTATCTTTCCCTAACGTACCTACAAATTCATAGCAAAGTACTTCGTTATGCAAATCATTTACTACGACAGCTTTACGCTCTTCCATAACTTTCACATCTGGATTAATTTTCTTTCTTGCTTCTGCTGCAGTTAGTTTTGCTGATGGAACTGTTCGTTTTTGATGTGATGCTAAATATTCTTTTGCGGAGAATCCAACGATAGAACCGTCATCTAGAGCAATTTTCATTTGAATTGCTTCTGGATAAATTCGTACGCCATTCTCATTTACTACATACGTAAATACACCAACATTATCATATTGTGAACTATCATAAAGCTCCATATTGTTAAACTTGTGGTCCTTTAAAAATGTCAAACCTTTATTTCCTGCATCGTTTAAACTAATTTTCTGTTCTTTAATTTCTCGGTTATTCATAACCCAAATTGGATATCCGCCTTTTCCGGTAATATCCATATAAAACTCATTATTGGTTGCTGGGTCTTTAATTTTCACACTATAGAAAGATTCTTTTGCACCTTTTCCGCTTTTCTCGACTTCTACTTTTTCATTTCCTTTTAAATTCAAAAACGATTTTGCGATTTTCGCCGCTTCATCTTTTGAAATTGCTTTTCCTTCTGCTTCAAATCCACCTTTTTTATTTTTTTGCGCACTTGTAAAGGTAGGTCCGAAGTTTGTAGATGAATATGATGTTACATTTTTTTCTACTGTCTTTAATCCGTCAATAATTGTATTGTCTGCAGGATCACGATTTGATGCGAGGGCCATCTCAACATCCATCCAGCGTAAATTGTTTTTCAAAACAAGATGTTGCACCTTTCTTAGTTCATCTTGTATATTCCCTGCATTGGAATATAAAGTTTGCAACGTTTTGTATTCTTGATCATTTAATGGCTCTTTTTCTAAATCACGAATGGCTGCACGGTAACTAAAATCACCGATATTCGCTAAAAATTCTTCCGTTTTATTAAAAGGCATTAATGTTAAAGGAAGTTGTCCTACATCCGAACGAGCTTCCGATGTTAATCTCCATACATCTGCTAATGCAGGCGATAAAGATGCGCGTGAATTCATCGCAAGCGTTGTTCCAATTTTGTCGTGCAATAAATCAACCTCATACGCTAAATCATGAAACGCACGTTGATAGCTATTTTCTGCCCGAATTAATACTGCATTCTTCTCTTGATGCTCTTTATAGCCCCAGTATCCTGTCCCAACTACACCAACTGTTAATAATACGATTATAATACCTCGTAACATAGTTCCACCTCCGCTCTATTTACAGAAAATATGTTTTCCGATCTTTTTAATTTGTGGACGAGTCCAAATCCATTTACTTGTTGCGGTATCTGGATTGAAGTAATACAATGCGTTTCCTGTTGGATCCCAGCCATTAATTGCATCCAATACAGCTTTTTTCGCTGTTTCATTTGGTGTTAAATATATTTGTCCGTCTGCTACTGCTGTGAATGCTCTTGGCTCAAAGATTACACCCGAAACGGTATTTGGAAATGATGCACTTGTAACACGATTCAATATAACCGCAGCTACTGCAACTTGTCCTAAGTATGGCTCACCACGAGATTCTCCATATACTGCGTTTGCCATGAGCTGAATGTCATTTTGAGAATAGCCATTTGGAACATTTGTCCCTTTATTTTGAGGTGGTTTATTTTCTTGCGCAGTACCACCACTATTTCCTTTATTCGTTGTCGTTCCTTTATTAGCAGTTGACTTGTCATACTTCGTTGCTTTCACGAGCATTTGCTTCGTTTTAGCTCCAGCTAAACCATCAACAGGTAATCCGAATTTCTCTTGAAAATTTCGAAGTGCCCAGTATGTACCCCATCCAAAAACACCATCCACTTTTCC
This genomic interval carries:
- a CDS encoding aromatic acid exporter family protein; translation: MKQDRKWNIAGGRVIKTGIAVFLTVLVCNFFNLPTIFAVITAIVTIEPTATDSIKKGLIRFPASTIGSAYAMTFTFFLGHQAISYALAAMFTIVTCQKLRLHAGTLVATLTAVAMIPITADHYFTAFLIRLATTSTGIIVSTLVNFFIFPPHYTKTIFGCTEDLFAKTANIIEEWITALVAGRGMKKETAQDLSKLTLLLHKAIQFVQYEQKDWKYHQHTKKEMRNFLTMQKQLHILQQIIYHIDNLARVSIETCDWSQREKEILQQTIHSIIAILRNHCNEINEEHFKLFAELDKQFWSYKNDLKDYKPNHYHHHFLSESIILFEVLSIHDMLEELKQISEKYE
- a CDS encoding GNAT family N-acetyltransferase — its product is MGEFSMNIHTGEIQLVPYKEKYKEVIQTFTLPSEQVQFTSDPSALLEKAKSDRTKNVIVILDYNGVPVGLFALQTGDRVKEFTDNEDALLLTSFSINHNRQKKGYAKKSLLLLKEFVKRYFPIKNEVVLAVNERNIPAQNLYAKVGFQDKGFRRMGPIGQQIIMHLPIMK
- a CDS encoding DUF1697 domain-containing protein, which encodes MTIYIALLRGINVGGHKVIKMADLKRVFESIGLKQVKTYIQSGNIVFESEEGINFLKDRIQSEIKKEFDFDVPVMLRTHDEFINIIKQCPYEVHLLLEGESVHVAFLANVLSEEESSQLLTFKSELEDCYIDEKVVYLFFKNTIRNSKLMNQFQKLHTPATVRNWRTVNKLKAIVEGM
- the ypeB gene encoding germination protein YpeB; amino-acid sequence: MLRGIIIVLLTVGVVGTGYWGYKEHQEKNAVLIRAENSYQRAFHDLAYEVDLLHDKIGTTLAMNSRASLSPALADVWRLTSEARSDVGQLPLTLMPFNKTEEFLANIGDFSYRAAIRDLEKEPLNDQEYKTLQTLYSNAGNIQDELRKVQHLVLKNNLRWMDVEMALASNRDPADNTIIDGLKTVEKNVTSYSSTNFGPTFTSAQKNKKGGFEAEGKAISKDEAAKIAKSFLNLKGNEKVEVEKSGKGAKESFYSVKIKDPATNNEFYMDITGKGGYPIWVMNNREIKEQKISLNDAGNKGLTFLKDHKFNNMELYDSSQYDNVGVFTYVVNENGVRIYPEAIQMKIALDDGSIVGFSAKEYLASHQKRTVPSAKLTAAEARKKINPDVKVMEERKAVVVNDLHNEVLCYEFVGTLGKDTYQIFINANSGAEEKVKKMQAVEKIYD
- a CDS encoding PLP-dependent aminotransferase family protein — protein: MKIVLRKESNIPYYQQIYMQIIDRVQSGMLSHGDSLPSLRSLAEDLQISLLTVRKAYKQLEKKDYIRIEQGKGAYIHKHVKKDFKPIPYKWQQTKTINVMRSQYAMTQHRKYYDFSQAILYPRLLPNPFLANEMHKILNKDQMILATYGPVQGDYELRVEIVNYLNEHQKLVTDPSQLLITSGAQQGIDLIAQTLLKPGDIVLVESPCYSAALDIFINKGAQIIPVSLDNHGVRSDLIDDICQSKNPVLLYTNPTFQNPTGTVMSKERRMELIELAELYEFFIIEDDSFGEIYFEGATVPLPIKNFDTNGHVIYIKGFSKTLAPGLRIAALIADGPIFEWLYAVKGSMDIGSPLLTQKALLPFLRAERMKNHLEKLRTALQIRRDITIDMLSPLKEINFEIPNGGFNLWIALSNSIDPFTLLQKANEVDVSFLPGTACLLHNDINNNQFRISYSMLNEKDMLIGLEKLHDTIRNYKL
- a CDS encoding alpha/beta fold hydrolase; the protein is MTEKIFKINGIDICTESFGDPRNPAILLIMGATCSMVYWDEEFCEQLANSGKFVIRYDNRDVGRSVAYEPGTSNYTVTDMAEDSIGVLDAYHIDKAHLFGMSLGGMIAQIAAVKHPERILSLTLLATSVIGSDNNTRDLPPMDERILTHHANGVHLDWTNENVVAEYLVSGSRLLCGSKRKFDEKRVYNQVKQEIQRANNLLSMFNHALLQGDDAYEGVLHSIQAPTLVIHGTDDTALPFEHGLAIIDEIPNSALLTLEGAGHENHPDDWEDIIYTVTEHTSKV
- a CDS encoding YhcN/YlaJ family sporulation lipoprotein, translated to MKILIYILMLCLFITGCSIGKKDNPNEKPEQKNVSTKNVNYTNKSNKPNEKAADHLASLAASVPGVNDATAVVVGKYAIVGIDVKAKLDRTRVESIKYSVAESLKNDPDGANVVVVADVDTYERLKQIGKQIKKGKTGEGILDELAAIVGRVMPQVPNDMIENRETNPIKDNDKQLPKDEEQELRKEQDDQSNNHLNK
- the sleB gene encoding spore cortex-lytic enzyme, with amino-acid sequence MRQKAIFKIAVLLAFIGLSLMVSSIQLKNVEAFSNQVIQRGASGEDVIELQSRLKYNGFYTGKVDGVFGWGTYWALRNFQEKFGLPVDGLAGAKTKQMLVKATKYDKSTANKGTTTNKGNSGGTAQENKPPQNKGTNVPNGYSQNDIQLMANAVYGESRGEPYLGQVAVAAVILNRVTSASFPNTVSGVIFEPRAFTAVADGQIYLTPNETAKKAVLDAINGWDPTGNALYYFNPDTATSKWIWTRPQIKKIGKHIFCK
- a CDS encoding ParM/StbA family protein, with the translated sequence MSILLKAGADAGNNGLKLMVKGQDPIFIPSIYSLYIGEPTGLLDEGDVSLSELENHIDVTISSPSLMLNNVRYIVGEKVIQDQLKGTEVEKKSNKSTDELMVITILSGLAVSAMRQSPTSSHINIRYDLSVALPMQLITQEIAAENAKRYMGNHKVVFHYPNGRDVTINISIEYCKCLPEGASGTWGIVYDEEGNVVKHKIECEQNQVSEIDFVDKTLLSFDIGAGTTEEVVSLGVNFRPQLSKGLSYGVKETLLQIITRWNRKYPTKTIDSITEFNQIYLNDKHPRNALLVEESQPALLGLAARVATDIINKIDDMKDDPYVFIYGGGAVIIKNSLKMILKQKGRLTNVIFVDNPLFTNARGLLVYTCSPKYREHKQKELGFTNLTIS
- a CDS encoding NADP-dependent oxidoreductase, whose product is MKVIVIDQYGSVEELKERQVLKPIVKNNEVLIRIFATSVNPVDWKIRKGDLQEQLHFSFPIILGLDVAGVIEEVGEDVDCFKIGDKVFTKPENIGKGSYAEFISVKSDLVSYMPTNLSFEQAASIPLAGLTARQSLVDYAKIKEHDRVLIHAGAGGVGSLAIQIAKSFGAFVATTASSKNEEFLKSLGADFVIDYKKDKFEELLSDFDIVLDTIGGEVQEKSFQIIKPGGTLVSIVHEPIQKVKGIKSGFLWLKPNGKQLEELSDLIVDGKIKPIVSKILPFNEEGIREAHILSEGKHVRGKIVMKII